One Verrucomicrobiota bacterium genomic region harbors:
- a CDS encoding ABC transporter permease — MTKEARNTSSRPSLLNVLVRSRETSLVVLIAVLTVVTTALNPRFLNAQNLKDLMLNVSIIALLVLGQTVIILMRQIDLSISSIVGITAFLSGTLFVNHPGIPSPLVILLAILTGLLLGAVNAALIAWGKIPALITTLGTLYIFRGADYAWVHGRQVNAVNVPGSFLAIGTSTFLGIPYLTWIVLILLVVFSIALRQYRAGREYYAIGSNPAAAVLAGIDVTRRVAIGFIISGAIAGLAGALWLARFGTVDATAGEGIELTVITSTVVGGVAITGGVGTVAGAVLGALLLSVFNSTLVFLRVPSFWQQAFQGAMLLLAIAVDAYLAYRHALRSRVKWSHV; from the coding sequence ATGACAAAGGAAGCCAGGAACACTTCCAGCCGGCCAAGCCTCTTAAATGTCCTGGTGCGTAGCCGCGAGACCAGCCTGGTTGTGTTGATCGCGGTGCTGACCGTGGTGACGACGGCCCTGAACCCGCGGTTCTTGAACGCGCAAAATCTCAAGGACCTGATGTTGAACGTCTCGATCATCGCCCTGCTGGTGCTCGGCCAGACGGTGATCATCCTGATGCGTCAGATTGACCTGTCGATCAGTTCGATTGTTGGGATCACGGCCTTCCTCTCCGGAACCCTTTTTGTGAATCATCCGGGGATCCCAAGCCCCCTGGTGATTTTGCTGGCGATCCTGACGGGCCTCCTTCTCGGCGCAGTCAACGCCGCCTTGATTGCCTGGGGTAAGATTCCCGCATTGATCACCACCTTGGGAACCCTCTACATCTTTCGAGGCGCCGACTACGCCTGGGTTCACGGGCGACAGGTCAATGCGGTGAACGTTCCCGGTTCCTTCCTGGCCATCGGCACCTCGACTTTCTTAGGCATCCCGTACCTGACGTGGATCGTGCTGATTCTGCTGGTTGTTTTTTCGATCGCCTTACGGCAATACCGGGCCGGGCGCGAGTATTATGCCATCGGGAGCAATCCCGCTGCCGCCGTCCTGGCCGGCATCGACGTAACCCGCCGGGTTGCGATCGGGTTCATCATTTCCGGCGCCATTGCCGGCTTGGCGGGCGCACTCTGGCTGGCACGGTTCGGGACAGTCGATGCGACGGCGGGTGAGGGGATCGAGTTGACCGTTATCACATCGACGGTGGTAGGAGGCGTCGCGATCACGGGCGGGGTGGGGACGGTCGCCGGCGCGGTGTTAGGCGCCCTGCTCCTGAGCGTGTTTAACAGTACCCTGGTCTTTCTGCGGGTACCTTCGTTTTGGCAGCAGGCGTTCCAGGGCGCGATGCTTCTCCTTGCCATCGCAGTGGACGCTTACCTGGCGTACCGCCACGCTTTGCGCTCCAGGGTTAAATGGAGTCATGTATGA
- a CDS encoding ABC transporter permease produces MSQSKTTAATTETQPSTRRLARKVGWEAMLAVLLVVAIVGGSFLNQDFLSAANWTNLLANFVEIALMALPLSLIVITNEIDLSVASTLGLSSSLLGLLWDAKVPMVFALIICLLAGALCGALNGFLIVRFRLPSLAVTIGTLALFRGFAYILLGDRAVADFPPEYTAFGIGVIPGTFIPAPFGIFIVLTIIFWVVLHHSTTGRSLYAVGGNQTAALFSGVRLARLKMLLFITSGVISALAGIVYTFRFSSSRADNGTGFELSAIAAVFLGGVTVQGGKGTITGVVLSLLLIGIINNVLTLADVANEILRIVTGSLLIISVLLPNVIASTRERWWLMQRQREISRLGAASMTK; encoded by the coding sequence ATGAGCCAGAGTAAAACGACGGCCGCCACCACCGAAACCCAGCCGAGCACGCGCCGGCTTGCCCGGAAGGTTGGTTGGGAGGCGATGCTGGCCGTCCTGCTCGTGGTCGCTATCGTGGGCGGAAGCTTTCTCAACCAGGATTTCCTTTCTGCCGCCAATTGGACGAACCTTCTGGCCAACTTCGTGGAGATCGCCTTGATGGCGCTCCCGTTGAGCCTCATCGTCATCACCAACGAGATTGACCTGTCGGTCGCGTCGACCCTCGGGCTTTCCAGTTCCCTTCTCGGCTTGCTCTGGGACGCGAAGGTCCCGATGGTGTTCGCTCTTATCATTTGCCTGCTGGCGGGTGCCCTTTGTGGGGCGCTGAACGGCTTTCTGATCGTACGGTTCCGGTTGCCTTCGCTTGCCGTTACCATCGGGACGCTGGCGTTGTTCCGAGGGTTTGCGTACATCCTCCTGGGAGACAGGGCGGTTGCCGATTTTCCGCCCGAGTACACCGCGTTCGGGATCGGCGTCATTCCCGGCACGTTCATCCCGGCACCGTTCGGGATTTTTATTGTCCTCACGATCATCTTCTGGGTGGTGCTTCATCATTCCACGACCGGCCGGAGCCTGTATGCGGTCGGGGGCAACCAGACGGCCGCGCTTTTTTCGGGAGTCAGGCTTGCCCGGTTGAAGATGCTCTTATTCATCACTTCCGGGGTTATCAGCGCGCTGGCCGGAATCGTTTACACGTTCCGGTTCTCCAGCTCACGCGCCGACAACGGAACCGGCTTTGAACTCAGCGCGATTGCGGCCGTCTTCCTGGGCGGCGTCACGGTCCAGGGCGGAAAGGGCACGATCACCGGGGTGGTTCTCTCGCTCCTGCTGATCGGCATCATCAACAACGTTTTAACCCTGGCCGACGTGGCGAACGAAATCCTAAGGATTGTGACCGGGTCGTTGCTGATTATCAGCGTTCTGCTGCCCAACGTGATTGCCTCCACCCGCGAACGCTGGTGGCTGATGCAGCGCCAGCGGGAGATATCCCGGCTCGGCGCCGCGTCGATGACCAAATGA
- the rhaS gene encoding rhamnose ABC transporter substrate-binding protein — translation MNKSSLVKTLAIAFSLTCLVTAGRSQDKPIKKDLKLAFVPKNINNPYNVIETKGSMDACKEIGAQGKVVGPSDASASSQVSYINTLITQRQNGIALAANDPNALIPYLKRARDQKIQVVTMDSDTAPDGRTLFINQASAEGIGQGEVQILAKEIEYKGDIAILSATPNATNQNTWIKYMEEELKKPEYKDMKLVKTAYGNDDDQKSFTETQGLLQAYPNLRGIISPTTVGVAAAARYLSTSPYKGKVALVGLGTPNQMRQFVKDGTVKEFALWNPSDLGYLAAYALAQLASGNIQGKEGESFTAGKLGSRTIGKDGVVILGPLTVFTAENVDQFDF, via the coding sequence ATGAACAAAAGCTCCCTTGTTAAGACCCTGGCGATTGCGTTTTCCTTGACCTGCCTCGTAACGGCAGGCCGCAGTCAGGACAAACCGATCAAGAAAGATTTGAAGCTGGCGTTTGTCCCGAAGAACATCAACAACCCGTACAACGTTATCGAGACAAAGGGCTCGATGGACGCCTGCAAGGAGATCGGCGCCCAAGGCAAGGTGGTCGGCCCGTCGGACGCGTCCGCTTCGTCCCAGGTTTCTTATATCAACACGTTGATCACCCAGCGGCAGAACGGAATTGCACTCGCCGCGAATGATCCGAACGCGCTGATTCCCTACCTCAAACGGGCCAGGGACCAGAAAATCCAGGTCGTGACGATGGACTCCGACACCGCCCCGGATGGCCGGACGCTGTTCATCAATCAAGCGTCGGCGGAAGGCATCGGGCAGGGAGAAGTTCAAATCCTGGCCAAAGAAATCGAATATAAAGGCGACATCGCGATCCTGTCCGCTACGCCCAACGCAACCAACCAGAACACGTGGATCAAGTACATGGAGGAAGAACTCAAAAAGCCCGAGTACAAGGACATGAAGCTGGTGAAAACTGCGTATGGTAATGATGACGACCAGAAGTCCTTCACCGAAACCCAGGGCTTGCTCCAGGCGTACCCTAACCTAAGGGGAATCATCAGCCCGACGACCGTCGGCGTTGCGGCCGCTGCGCGTTACCTTTCCACCAGCCCTTACAAGGGCAAAGTTGCCCTCGTCGGTCTCGGCACCCCGAATCAGATGCGCCAGTTTGTGAAGGACGGCACGGTGAAAGAATTCGCCCTCTGGAACCCATCCGACCTCGGCTACCTGGCTGCCTACGCCCTTGCCCAATTGGCTTCGGGCAATATCCAGGGTAAAGAAGGGGAAAGCTTTACGGCCGGAAAACTTGGGTCCCGCACGATCGGCAAAGACGGCGTGGTGATCCTGGGACCGCTCACGGTGTTCACCGCCGAAAATGTCGACCAGTTTGATTTTTAA
- a CDS encoding arabinose isomerase: MHPSWNPADGLRVGLFGIGLETYWPQFAGLEQRLIGYVERVAAKLQRPGMEVVNLGLIDTPEKAQAAGHRFRQADVDIIFLHVTTYALSSTVLPVVRRAKVPVVILNLQPEAAIDYQRFNRMGDRTAMTGEWLAYCAACPVPEIANVFSRSGIRFHQITGMLGDDPQCWDEVDEWIEAARVAHAMEHNRLGVMGHYYNGMLDIYSDLTQQCASFGGHIEIVEVDELAALRREVTADDVAGRVAYFQEVFDVQPDCPQEELARAARTSVALDRLVEIHRLGSLAYYYLGTGNAENEDAISSIILGNSLLTARGIPAAGEMEVKNVQAMKIMDCFGAGGSFTEYYAVDFNDDVVLMGHDGPGHLAIAEGKTKVRPLKVYHGKVGRGLSVEMSVRHGPVTLLSLVESRGGGLKLLAAEGESVPGPILEIGNTNSRYRFGIGARRFIQDWNAQGPAHHCAIGVGHLTGKLRKLAALLNMEFVQVCRAEERLTP; this comes from the coding sequence ATGCATCCCTCCTGGAATCCTGCAGACGGCCTCCGCGTTGGCCTTTTCGGCATCGGTCTGGAGACGTACTGGCCGCAATTTGCAGGTCTGGAGCAACGGCTTATCGGGTACGTCGAACGGGTAGCGGCAAAGCTGCAGCGGCCGGGAATGGAAGTGGTGAACCTCGGCCTGATCGACACGCCCGAAAAGGCCCAGGCTGCCGGGCATCGCTTCCGCCAGGCCGACGTGGATATAATCTTCCTGCACGTCACTACTTACGCGCTTTCCTCGACGGTGCTGCCCGTGGTGCGGCGGGCCAAGGTACCGGTCGTGATCCTGAACCTGCAGCCGGAAGCCGCGATCGACTATCAACGCTTTAACCGGATGGGCGATCGCACGGCGATGACGGGCGAATGGCTGGCGTATTGCGCCGCGTGCCCGGTGCCGGAAATCGCCAACGTGTTCAGCCGTTCGGGTATCAGGTTCCACCAGATCACCGGCATGCTGGGCGATGACCCGCAGTGCTGGGATGAGGTCGACGAATGGATCGAGGCGGCGCGCGTGGCGCACGCCATGGAGCACAACCGTTTGGGCGTCATGGGCCATTACTACAACGGGATGCTCGACATCTACTCCGACCTGACGCAGCAGTGCGCCTCGTTCGGCGGCCACATAGAAATCGTGGAAGTCGATGAGTTGGCTGCCTTGCGGCGGGAGGTGACCGCGGACGATGTCGCCGGGCGCGTCGCGTATTTCCAGGAGGTCTTCGACGTGCAGCCCGATTGCCCTCAGGAGGAGTTGGCGCGCGCTGCGCGCACCTCAGTGGCCCTGGACCGGTTAGTGGAAATTCACCGGCTCGGCTCGCTGGCGTATTACTACCTGGGCACGGGTAACGCGGAAAACGAGGACGCCATCAGCTCGATCATCCTGGGTAACTCGTTGCTGACGGCCCGCGGCATTCCTGCAGCAGGAGAAATGGAAGTCAAAAACGTGCAAGCCATGAAGATCATGGACTGCTTCGGCGCGGGCGGCTCCTTCACGGAATACTACGCCGTGGACTTCAATGACGACGTCGTCTTGATGGGGCACGACGGGCCGGGCCATCTCGCCATCGCGGAGGGTAAAACCAAGGTGCGCCCGTTGAAGGTTTACCACGGCAAAGTGGGCCGGGGACTGTCGGTGGAGATGTCGGTCAGGCACGGGCCGGTCACCCTGCTATCCTTGGTGGAAAGCCGCGGTGGAGGTTTGAAGCTGTTGGCGGCGGAAGGTGAGTCGGTGCCCGGGCCGATCCTGGAGATCGGCAACACCAACAGCCGTTACCGGTTCGGGATCGGGGCGCGGCGTTTTATTCAGGACTGGAATGCCCAAGGTCCAGCTCACCATTGCGCGATCGGAGTGGGCCATCTCACGGGTAAACTGCGCAAACTGGCTGCCTTGCTCAACATGGAGTTCGTCCAAGTCTGCCGGGCGGAGGAACGACTGACGCCATGA
- the rhaM gene encoding L-rhamnose mutarotase, producing MIRKCFVMQLHPDAEEEYRRRHNPIWKELEEVLRSHGVHNYSIALHPDTRQLFAYAEIEDEDRWNAIAETPVCRRWWDSMASLMEVNADNSPRAIELRELFHLE from the coding sequence ATGATCCGGAAATGTTTTGTGATGCAGTTGCACCCGGACGCGGAAGAGGAATACCGGCGGCGGCACAACCCGATCTGGAAGGAGCTGGAGGAAGTCCTTCGCTCGCACGGCGTGCATAACTATTCGATCGCCCTGCACCCTGATACCAGGCAGCTTTTTGCCTACGCCGAAATCGAGGACGAAGACCGCTGGAACGCGATTGCGGAAACACCGGTCTGCCGTCGCTGGTGGGACTCCATGGCAAGTTTGATGGAGGTGAACGCGGATAATTCACCGCGTGCGATTGAACTTCGGGAACTGTTTCACCTGGAATGA
- a CDS encoding rhamnulokinase has product MNPTYYIACDLGAESGRVMLGRLEDGRLTLEEMHRFPSAAVRVSGSLRWDVLRLFDELKAGVRKVAQRKVPVASLSVDSWGVDYVLINAVHPMLAPPFHYRDARTESTYDAVRAQVGPELIFAETGIQFMPINTIYHLASDVEKSRALLEAADCFLTIGDYFNYLFSGVPCVDESLASTTQLYNPRTRAWSDILIERCGFPRKIFPRIVAPGTVLGPLLPEVAAETGLDELQVVATCSHDTGAAVAAVPAGEGDDWAYLSSGTWSLLGVELPQPLISEKIRERNFTNEAGYGGTTRFLKNIVGLWVVQESRREWARQGRELDYGALTREAQEAEPFRSLINPRAVRFLKPGDMPQKIVAYCRETGQPAPETPGQFVRCILESLALLYRVTLEEMEQLTGRTVRRLHIVGGGSQNALLNQFAASATQHRVIAGPAEATAIGNVLLQALALGHLDSLAALRQIVRNSFSLQTVEPLEAESWQAAYQRFLGKTLAT; this is encoded by the coding sequence ATGAACCCGACCTACTATATCGCATGCGACCTCGGGGCCGAAAGCGGCCGCGTGATGCTCGGCCGGCTTGAGGACGGCCGGTTGACGCTGGAGGAGATGCACCGTTTTCCCAGCGCCGCCGTTCGCGTGTCGGGATCGCTGCGCTGGGATGTGCTGCGCCTTTTCGATGAACTCAAAGCCGGGGTGCGCAAGGTTGCCCAACGCAAGGTGCCGGTGGCCAGCCTCAGCGTGGATTCCTGGGGGGTGGATTACGTGTTGATCAACGCCGTCCACCCGATGCTGGCGCCGCCGTTCCACTACCGCGATGCGCGCACCGAGAGCACGTACGATGCGGTGCGCGCGCAGGTCGGTCCCGAACTGATCTTTGCCGAGACGGGCATCCAGTTCATGCCCATCAACACGATCTACCACCTGGCTTCCGACGTGGAAAAGAGCCGGGCGCTTCTCGAGGCGGCGGATTGTTTTCTGACCATCGGCGACTATTTCAATTACCTCTTTTCCGGCGTGCCGTGCGTGGACGAGAGCCTTGCCAGCACCACCCAACTCTATAACCCGCGCACCCGCGCCTGGTCCGATATCCTGATCGAGCGGTGCGGGTTCCCGCGCAAAATCTTTCCGCGGATTGTCGCGCCGGGCACGGTCCTGGGCCCGTTGTTGCCGGAAGTGGCGGCCGAAACCGGCTTGGATGAACTGCAGGTAGTGGCCACCTGTTCCCACGACACCGGAGCCGCAGTGGCGGCGGTCCCGGCCGGGGAAGGGGACGATTGGGCTTACCTCTCTTCAGGCACCTGGTCGCTGCTGGGGGTGGAACTGCCGCAGCCGCTCATCAGCGAGAAGATCCGCGAACGCAATTTCACCAACGAGGCCGGCTACGGCGGCACGACGCGCTTTTTGAAGAACATTGTCGGGTTGTGGGTCGTGCAGGAATCGCGGCGGGAGTGGGCACGCCAGGGCCGCGAACTCGATTACGGCGCGTTGACGCGCGAAGCACAGGAGGCGGAGCCGTTCCGCTCGCTGATCAACCCGCGCGCCGTGCGGTTTCTCAAGCCGGGTGACATGCCCCAAAAGATCGTGGCTTACTGCCGTGAAACCGGCCAACCGGCGCCTGAAACGCCGGGGCAGTTCGTGCGTTGCATCCTGGAAAGCCTTGCGCTGCTTTACCGCGTCACGCTGGAGGAAATGGAACAACTGACCGGGCGCACGGTCCGGCGGTTGCACATCGTCGGCGGCGGCAGCCAGAACGCGTTGTTAAACCAGTTTGCCGCCAGCGCCACCCAGCACCGGGTTATCGCCGGACCGGCGGAAGCAACCGCCATCGGTAACGTGCTGCTCCAGGCGCTCGCTCTCGGGCATCTCGACTCGTTGGCTGCCCTCCGTCAAATCGTGCGCAATTCGTTTAGCCTGCAAACCGTCGAGCCGCTCGAGGCTGAGAGCTGGCAGGCTGCCTACCAACGGTTCCTGGGAAAGACCCTCGCGACATGA
- a CDS encoding bifunctional rhamnulose-1-phosphate aldolase/short-chain dehydrogenase gives MNYRHVNHLWDDAAASKLDPVGRLIYRSNLLGSDQRITNTGGGNTSAKILEQDPLTGEKVEVLWVKGSGGDLRTSKRENFSSLYQARLLELQKLYATEPEKGPKTPAEDKMVAMYAHATFNLNPRAPSIDTPLHAFIPFKQVDHMHPNAAIAIAAAKNSERLTKEIYGDEVIWTPWLRPGFELGLALQRICSEHPGAKGVILGQHGLINWANDDKECYELTLTLIEKAADYIEARYAEKGGDAKAFGGRKYQTLEEARRHGIWAAILPWLRGQVSQQRRFIGTLQEDERIWRFVNSNDAARLAELGTSCPDHFLRTKIKPLYVDWNPQGEDLGALKARLQSGLEKYRQDYADYYNRCKRPDSPAMRDPNPTVILIPGLGMVAWGKDKSESRVTAEFYNCAVEVMRGAEAIDEYIALPQQEAFDIEYWLLEEAKLQRMPAEKELARQVVVVIGAGSGIGKEVAHRIVKDGAHVVCVDLNKDAAAATAKEITDRYGLGIGVAGTGLSNCGLAVGLSGNITDRASVRAMLNEAALAYGGFDSIAVTAGIFVAPDTTGHIPDEKWGLTFAINVTGSYLVADEAARTWKEQGLRGSLVLTTSANAVVAKKGSVAYDTSKAAANHLTRELAVELAPLVRVNAVAPATVVQGSAMFPRDRVIASLAKYNISYSEDEPTESLTQKLAQFYADRTLTRSPITPSDQAEAFYLLLTNRLSKTTGQVITVDGGLHEAFLR, from the coding sequence ATGAACTACCGACACGTAAATCACTTGTGGGACGACGCGGCCGCTTCAAAGCTGGACCCGGTGGGCCGGCTTATCTACCGCTCCAACCTGCTGGGCTCTGACCAGCGCATCACCAACACCGGCGGCGGCAACACCTCGGCCAAAATCCTCGAGCAGGACCCGCTCACCGGCGAAAAGGTCGAAGTGCTTTGGGTAAAAGGGTCCGGGGGCGACCTGCGCACCAGCAAGCGCGAGAACTTTTCATCGTTGTACCAGGCCAGGTTGCTCGAACTGCAGAAGCTGTACGCGACCGAGCCGGAGAAAGGGCCCAAGACGCCCGCCGAAGACAAAATGGTCGCGATGTACGCGCACGCGACGTTTAACCTGAATCCGCGGGCTCCATCGATCGACACGCCGCTGCATGCGTTCATCCCTTTCAAGCAGGTCGACCATATGCACCCCAACGCGGCCATCGCGATCGCGGCGGCCAAAAATTCGGAGCGGTTGACCAAAGAGATTTATGGCGACGAGGTGATCTGGACGCCGTGGCTGCGGCCCGGCTTCGAGCTTGGCCTGGCCTTGCAGCGCATCTGCAGCGAGCATCCCGGCGCCAAGGGCGTGATCCTGGGCCAGCACGGTCTGATCAACTGGGCCAACGACGACAAGGAATGTTACGAACTGACGTTGACGCTCATCGAAAAGGCCGCCGATTACATCGAGGCCAGGTACGCCGAAAAGGGTGGGGACGCCAAAGCCTTCGGCGGCCGGAAATACCAGACCCTTGAGGAGGCCCGCCGGCACGGAATCTGGGCGGCAATCCTGCCATGGCTGCGCGGCCAGGTCAGCCAGCAAAGGCGCTTCATCGGCACCCTCCAGGAAGACGAACGCATCTGGCGCTTCGTTAATTCGAACGATGCCGCCCGCCTGGCGGAACTCGGCACCAGTTGCCCGGACCATTTCCTGCGCACCAAGATCAAGCCGCTCTACGTCGATTGGAATCCGCAAGGCGAAGACCTCGGCGCGCTGAAAGCCAGGCTGCAAAGCGGGCTGGAAAAGTACCGGCAGGATTACGCCGATTACTATAACCGTTGCAAACGACCCGACTCCCCGGCCATGCGTGACCCGAACCCGACGGTGATCCTGATCCCCGGCCTCGGCATGGTCGCCTGGGGCAAAGACAAATCCGAGTCGCGGGTCACGGCCGAGTTCTACAATTGCGCCGTGGAGGTGATGCGCGGGGCGGAAGCCATCGACGAGTACATCGCCCTGCCGCAGCAGGAAGCCTTCGACATCGAGTATTGGCTGCTGGAGGAAGCCAAGCTGCAGCGCATGCCGGCCGAAAAAGAACTGGCCCGGCAGGTCGTCGTCGTCATCGGCGCCGGCTCGGGCATCGGCAAAGAGGTCGCGCACCGTATCGTCAAAGACGGCGCGCACGTCGTGTGCGTGGATTTGAACAAGGACGCCGCGGCGGCCACCGCCAAAGAGATCACCGACCGCTACGGGCTGGGCATCGGGGTGGCCGGCACGGGCCTATCCAACTGCGGCTTGGCGGTGGGTTTGAGCGGCAACATCACCGACCGGGCCAGCGTGCGGGCCATGTTGAACGAAGCTGCCCTGGCCTACGGGGGGTTCGATTCGATCGCGGTGACGGCCGGCATCTTTGTCGCCCCGGACACCACGGGCCACATCCCCGATGAGAAGTGGGGGTTGACCTTTGCCATCAACGTCACCGGGTCCTACCTGGTGGCGGATGAAGCGGCCAGGACCTGGAAAGAACAAGGCCTGCGGGGCAGCCTGGTGCTGACCACCAGCGCCAACGCCGTGGTGGCCAAAAAGGGAAGCGTGGCTTACGACACCTCCAAAGCCGCCGCAAATCACCTCACCCGCGAACTGGCGGTCGAGCTGGCCCCGCTGGTGCGGGTGAATGCCGTGGCTCCGGCCACCGTGGTGCAGGGCAGCGCCATGTTCCCGCGCGACCGGGTGATCGCTTCCCTGGCCAAGTACAACATCTCGTATTCTGAAGATGAGCCGACCGAATCGCTGACCCAAAAGTTAGCGCAGTTTTACGCCGACCGGACCCTGACGCGCTCGCCGATCACCCCGTCCGACCAGGCCGAGGCGTTCTACCTGCTGTTAACGAACCGCTTGAGCAAAACCACCGGGCAGGTGATCACCGTCGACGGGGGCCTGCACGAAGCCTTCCTGCGGTGA